One Catenulispora sp. MAP5-51 DNA segment encodes these proteins:
- a CDS encoding ABC transporter substrate-binding protein: protein MIRVPWRSAAAASTGLILVAATAACSGGHTAGAGGGSASGAGRAGAAAYTLSASTPAPKGPIDSFTWALYAEPTTLDYAQAFDYPQNMILSNICESLMRWNPDLTESPGLASSVEQPDPTTYVYTLRSGVKFHDGGTMTADDVVFSLKRQMDPATGSTWISTFDNVDSVTKTGPSQVTVKLKKPDSQFGEAMANSAGTVVHASAVRAAGQNYGTGGTLGCTGPYTLGTWVKGTSIELDKFPGYWGKPALAGKVVFRFITDPTALTNALLTGAADGGYLITPDSYARLKSSGVGNLYFGKSLTTVNLNVCNLSGTLGDVRVRKALLLALDRSGFVKTGLKGVGTVTSSVAPADAWPAGTVPPAADLPPTAQDLAQAKALIQQAGATGKTVTIATSPIGPDVWLLATAFQSAGTQIGLKVQLKTIAPDAFTALFSDPKAREGLDAFPETYYLSTTDPLAIYHIFRTGDFENYAGWSDPAYDKLVDQAEAEYDPVKRAAISAQIQKIAVDQLPWIPAAEWPNSLFLDKRVTGAPTSIAYLYYPWAADVGSAG from the coding sequence TTGATAAGAGTTCCCTGGCGGTCCGCCGCCGCTGCGAGTACCGGCCTGATCCTCGTCGCCGCCACCGCGGCCTGCTCCGGCGGGCACACCGCCGGCGCGGGCGGCGGCTCGGCCAGCGGCGCGGGCCGGGCCGGCGCCGCCGCGTACACCCTGTCCGCGTCCACCCCGGCGCCCAAGGGCCCGATCGACTCGTTCACCTGGGCGCTGTACGCCGAGCCCACGACCCTGGACTACGCCCAGGCCTTCGACTACCCGCAGAACATGATCCTGTCGAACATCTGCGAGTCGTTGATGCGCTGGAACCCGGACCTGACCGAGTCCCCGGGCCTGGCCTCCTCCGTCGAGCAGCCGGATCCGACGACGTACGTCTACACCCTGCGATCCGGCGTGAAGTTCCACGACGGCGGCACCATGACCGCCGACGACGTGGTGTTCTCGCTCAAGCGGCAGATGGATCCGGCCACCGGCTCCACCTGGATATCCACGTTCGACAACGTCGACTCCGTCACCAAGACCGGACCGTCGCAGGTCACCGTCAAGCTGAAGAAGCCGGACTCGCAGTTCGGCGAGGCGATGGCGAACTCGGCCGGCACGGTCGTGCACGCCTCGGCGGTGCGGGCGGCCGGACAGAACTACGGGACCGGCGGCACGCTGGGCTGCACCGGCCCCTACACCCTGGGGACGTGGGTCAAGGGCACCTCGATCGAGCTCGACAAGTTCCCCGGCTACTGGGGCAAGCCGGCGCTGGCCGGCAAGGTCGTCTTCCGGTTCATCACCGACCCGACGGCGCTGACCAACGCGCTGCTCACCGGCGCCGCCGACGGCGGGTACCTGATCACGCCCGACAGCTACGCCCGGCTGAAGTCCTCCGGCGTCGGGAACCTGTACTTCGGCAAGTCGCTGACCACCGTCAATCTCAACGTCTGCAACCTGTCCGGGACGCTCGGCGACGTCCGCGTCCGCAAAGCCCTGCTGCTGGCGCTGGACCGGTCCGGCTTCGTCAAGACCGGGCTGAAGGGCGTCGGCACCGTCACCTCCTCGGTCGCCCCGGCGGACGCCTGGCCCGCCGGCACCGTGCCGCCGGCCGCCGACCTGCCGCCGACCGCCCAGGACCTGGCCCAGGCCAAGGCCCTGATCCAGCAGGCCGGCGCGACCGGCAAGACCGTCACCATCGCGACCTCGCCGATCGGCCCGGACGTCTGGCTGCTGGCCACCGCCTTCCAGTCGGCCGGCACCCAGATCGGGCTGAAGGTGCAGCTCAAGACGATCGCCCCGGACGCCTTCACCGCCTTGTTCTCCGACCCCAAGGCCCGGGAGGGACTGGACGCCTTCCCCGAGACGTACTACCTGTCCACGACCGATCCGCTGGCGATCTACCACATCTTCCGCACCGGCGACTTCGAGAACTACGCAGGCTGGTCCGACCCGGCCTACGACAAGCTCGTCGACCAGGCCGAGGCCGAATACGACCCGGTGAAGCGCGCGGCGATCAGCGCGCAGATCCAGAAGATCGCCGTGGACCAGCTGCCCTGGATCCCGGCCGCCGAGTGGCCGAACTCGCTGTTCCTGGACAAGCGCGTCACCGGCGCACCGACGTCCATCGCCTACCTCTACTACCCGTGGGCCGCGGACGTCGGCTCGGCCGGGTGA
- a CDS encoding agmatine/peptidylarginine deiminase, producing the protein MTMRMPAEWAEHEGTLMAWPTRADLWGAVLESAKDEYAEVARAVARFEPVLMVAPPGSGEEARARCGDTVEVVELPIDDSWFRDSGPIFVTDTEGRRAGVDFRFNAWGGKHTPWDADDRISALLLERLGVERVESSLILEGGSITVDGEGTLITTEQCLLHPNRNPDWTREQIEEELKARLGVTTVIWLPYGGAEDYETDGHVDGCCAFIAPATVIAQLPEDPEHPDYDRCRANLEVLQTAVDARGRKLRIIPVPQSNRVEVDGGEVEVGYLNFYLPNGGVVVPVAGVPADAGALAVLAEAMPDREVVGVRTPTIAHGGGGIHCITQQIPKAAAA; encoded by the coding sequence ATGACCATGCGCATGCCGGCCGAATGGGCCGAGCACGAGGGCACCCTGATGGCCTGGCCGACCAGAGCCGACCTGTGGGGCGCCGTCCTGGAGTCCGCCAAGGACGAGTACGCCGAGGTGGCGCGCGCCGTCGCCCGCTTCGAGCCGGTCCTGATGGTGGCCCCGCCCGGCTCCGGCGAGGAGGCCCGGGCCCGCTGCGGCGACACCGTCGAGGTCGTCGAGCTCCCCATCGACGACTCCTGGTTCCGCGACTCCGGGCCGATCTTCGTCACCGACACCGAAGGCCGCCGCGCCGGCGTGGACTTCCGCTTCAACGCCTGGGGCGGCAAGCACACGCCGTGGGACGCCGACGACCGCATCAGCGCCCTGCTCCTGGAGCGGCTGGGCGTGGAGCGCGTGGAGTCCTCGCTGATCCTGGAGGGCGGCTCCATCACGGTCGACGGCGAGGGCACGCTGATCACCACCGAGCAGTGCCTGCTGCACCCGAACCGCAACCCGGACTGGACCCGGGAGCAGATCGAGGAGGAGCTCAAGGCGCGCCTGGGCGTCACCACCGTCATCTGGCTGCCCTACGGCGGCGCCGAGGACTACGAGACCGACGGCCACGTGGACGGCTGCTGCGCGTTCATCGCCCCGGCCACGGTGATCGCGCAGCTGCCGGAGGACCCGGAGCACCCGGACTACGACCGCTGCCGCGCGAACCTGGAGGTCCTGCAGACCGCCGTGGACGCCCGCGGCCGCAAGCTCCGGATCATCCCGGTCCCGCAGTCCAACCGGGTCGAGGTGGACGGCGGCGAGGTCGAGGTCGGCTACCTCAACTTCTACCTCCCCAACGGCGGGGTCGTGGTCCCGGTCGCCGGCGTGCCGGCCGACGCCGGGGCGCTGGCGGTGCTGGCCGAGGCGATGCCGGACCGCGAGGTGGTCGGCGTGCGGACCCCGACCATCGCGCACGGCGGCGGCGGCATCCACTGCATCACCCAGCAGATACCGAAGGCGGCAGCGGCATGA
- a CDS encoding agmatine deiminase family protein: MHQRTLSRRTALGSALGMGAVALGAVACGGGSGSGSSPTGAPSSNAPASSAPTRVFGAEWDPHVRTFMAWPASDAIWGDQLPGVQADIANLARTISGFEHVVLLARSEQQDAAQNAVGSGVEVIPIPVDDLWIRDTAPVFVQDAGKTAGVEFHFNGWGNKQQHALDAGVAAAIIKQYQLPGIDSGMVAEGGALETDGKGTLMATESSLVNDNRNPGKTRDQIESRLKTALGVTNVIWFTGVKGQDITDAHVDCLARFAASGAVLLDKAFPDLPPDVWSRASDQARTVLAGATDAAGRKLTVVDLPQPDPDKITGKGDAFVSSYANFFVANGAVIMPKFGDADADDKAAGILAEHFPGRKVVPMAIDAIAAGGGGIHCSTHDMPGAA; this comes from the coding sequence ATGCACCAGCGCACCCTCTCCCGCCGCACCGCTTTGGGCTCAGCGCTCGGGATGGGAGCCGTCGCGCTGGGCGCGGTGGCCTGCGGGGGCGGCAGCGGGAGCGGCAGCAGTCCGACCGGCGCCCCGAGCTCGAACGCCCCGGCGTCCTCGGCGCCGACCCGGGTGTTCGGAGCCGAATGGGACCCGCACGTCCGCACCTTCATGGCCTGGCCGGCGTCCGATGCCATCTGGGGCGACCAGCTGCCGGGCGTTCAGGCCGACATCGCCAACCTCGCCCGCACCATCTCCGGCTTCGAACACGTGGTGCTGCTCGCGCGGTCCGAGCAGCAGGACGCGGCGCAGAACGCGGTGGGGTCGGGCGTCGAGGTGATCCCGATCCCGGTCGACGACCTGTGGATCCGCGACACCGCGCCGGTGTTCGTCCAGGACGCCGGGAAGACCGCGGGCGTGGAGTTCCACTTCAACGGCTGGGGCAACAAGCAGCAGCACGCCCTCGACGCCGGCGTCGCCGCGGCGATCATCAAGCAGTACCAGCTCCCCGGTATCGACTCCGGGATGGTCGCCGAGGGCGGCGCGCTGGAGACCGACGGCAAGGGCACGCTGATGGCCACCGAGAGCTCGCTCGTCAACGACAACCGGAACCCGGGCAAGACGCGTGATCAGATCGAGAGCCGGTTGAAAACGGCGCTGGGGGTCACGAACGTCATCTGGTTCACGGGGGTGAAGGGCCAGGACATCACCGACGCGCACGTGGACTGCCTCGCGCGGTTCGCGGCGTCCGGGGCCGTGCTGCTCGACAAGGCGTTCCCGGACCTGCCGCCGGACGTCTGGTCGCGCGCCTCGGACCAGGCCCGGACCGTGCTGGCCGGCGCGACCGACGCGGCGGGGCGCAAGCTCACGGTCGTCGACCTGCCGCAGCCGGACCCGGACAAGATCACCGGGAAGGGTGACGCCTTCGTGTCCTCCTACGCGAACTTCTTCGTCGCCAACGGCGCGGTGATCATGCCGAAGTTCGGCGACGCCGACGCCGACGACAAGGCCGCGGGCATCCTCGCCGAGCACTTCCCGGGCCGCAAGGTGGTGCCGATGGCGATCGACGCGATCGCGGCCGGCGGGGGCGGCATCCACTGCTCGACGCACGACATGCCGGGCGCGGCGTGA
- a CDS encoding CynX/NimT family MFS transporter, giving the protein MSVEERAARGRTAPGPATLTTSLLIAIILVAANLRAGLTGVGPLLPSIEHSTGLSETWGGLLVTLPLLTFAGTSPLAGRAARRYGAPRVLALSLPLLAAGLVVRSLPGTALLFTGTVVIAAAIAAGNVLLPVVVRANVPGSRIGQVTGVYVTAMGLVAAISSGVSVPLADVLPGGWRSALGCWAVLAVLALPAWLPYLRREARPAAMPTTQAKADAKAAPKEKAKGKAKGKAKAAGPWHSALAWQVSLFMGLQSFGFYATIAWFPSIVHDHGTPAAAAGWELFLFQAVGLVASSTLPLLTRRRVDQRLLAATASVLSAAGFALLAAAPGLAVVSCVLLGLGSGATLVLALTFQGQRAAEGPQAAALAAMAQSVGYLVAAIGPLLLGALHGTTGGWVVPLTLLTGLAGVQAVIGIGAGRDLTWSPRAPRAEVAEASQGSDTPPPAK; this is encoded by the coding sequence ATGAGCGTGGAGGAGAGGGCTGCCCGCGGCCGGACGGCGCCCGGACCGGCCACGCTGACCACCTCGCTGCTGATCGCGATCATCCTCGTCGCGGCGAACCTGCGCGCGGGGCTGACCGGCGTCGGGCCGCTGCTGCCGAGCATCGAGCACTCCACCGGGCTGTCCGAGACCTGGGGCGGGCTGCTGGTCACGCTGCCGCTGCTGACCTTCGCGGGCACCTCCCCGCTGGCCGGCCGGGCCGCGCGCCGGTACGGGGCGCCGCGGGTCCTGGCCCTGTCGCTGCCGCTGCTGGCCGCCGGTCTGGTGGTGCGCTCGCTGCCGGGGACGGCGTTGCTGTTCACCGGCACCGTCGTCATCGCCGCCGCGATCGCCGCGGGCAACGTCCTGCTGCCGGTGGTGGTGCGGGCCAACGTGCCCGGGTCGCGGATCGGGCAGGTCACCGGCGTCTACGTGACCGCGATGGGGCTGGTCGCGGCGATCTCCTCCGGGGTGTCGGTGCCGCTGGCCGACGTCCTGCCCGGCGGCTGGCGCAGCGCGCTGGGCTGCTGGGCGGTGCTCGCGGTGCTGGCCCTTCCCGCGTGGCTGCCGTATCTGCGCCGGGAGGCTCGGCCGGCGGCGATGCCGACGACGCAGGCGAAGGCGGACGCGAAGGCGGCTCCGAAGGAGAAGGCAAAGGGGAAGGCAAAGGGGAAGGCGAAAGCGGCCGGACCCTGGCACTCGGCGCTGGCCTGGCAGGTCAGCCTGTTCATGGGCCTGCAGTCCTTCGGCTTCTACGCCACCATCGCCTGGTTCCCCAGCATCGTCCACGACCACGGCACTCCGGCGGCCGCCGCCGGGTGGGAGCTGTTCCTGTTCCAGGCCGTGGGGCTGGTCGCCAGCAGCACCCTGCCGCTGCTCACCCGGCGCCGCGTCGATCAGCGCCTGCTGGCCGCGACCGCCTCGGTCCTGAGCGCGGCCGGTTTCGCGCTGCTCGCGGCGGCCCCGGGCCTGGCCGTGGTGAGCTGCGTCCTGTTGGGCCTGGGCAGCGGCGCGACGCTGGTGCTGGCCCTGACCTTCCAGGGCCAGCGCGCCGCCGAGGGGCCGCAGGCCGCGGCGCTGGCCGCGATGGCCCAGTCCGTCGGCTACCTGGTCGCCGCGATCGGTCCGCTGCTGCTCGGCGCGCTGCACGGCACCACCGGCGGATGGGTCGTGCCGCTGACGCTGCTGACCGGGCTGGCCGGGGTCCAAGCGGTCATCGGCATCGGGGCCGGGCGTGATCTGACGTGGTCGCCGCGGGCGCCGCGGGCTGAGGTCGCGGAGGCTTCGCAGGGGTCCGACACGCCGCCGCCGGCCAAGTGA
- a CDS encoding ABC transporter permease has protein sequence MSTLALVRRPGLRGLRTSRPWLFYVCAGFAALVVMVALLAPWLAPADPNASDLGAALTGPSGAHLLGADGSGRDTLSRLILGSRTALLGPAAVVAFSTTLGVAVGVAAGWRGGWLDSVLSRSSELMLAFPGLLLAILFVALYGSGLVAPIVALSLAYTPYVSRLARGLALAEKQRPYLAAYRVQGFSNWTICVRHLIPNIGPVILAQSTVNFGYALIDLAALSYLGLGVPPLTPDWGSMVNDGQSAMLQGQPLSAIVPCLAIVLTVVAFNVVGERWADRVANREDARA, from the coding sequence ATGAGCACACTGGCACTCGTCCGCAGGCCCGGGTTACGCGGCTTACGGACCTCACGACCCTGGCTCTTCTATGTATGTGCGGGCTTCGCGGCGCTGGTCGTGATGGTCGCGCTGCTCGCGCCGTGGCTCGCCCCGGCCGATCCGAACGCCTCCGACCTCGGTGCGGCGCTGACCGGGCCCTCCGGGGCGCATCTGCTCGGCGCCGACGGTTCGGGCCGGGACACGCTGTCCCGGCTGATCCTCGGGTCGCGCACGGCGCTGCTCGGCCCGGCCGCGGTCGTGGCGTTCTCCACCACGCTCGGGGTGGCCGTCGGCGTCGCCGCCGGGTGGCGCGGCGGCTGGCTGGACTCGGTGCTGTCGCGAAGCAGTGAACTGATGCTGGCGTTTCCCGGGCTGCTGCTGGCGATCCTGTTCGTGGCGCTGTACGGGTCCGGGCTGGTCGCGCCGATCGTGGCGCTGTCGCTGGCGTACACGCCCTACGTCAGCCGGCTGGCGCGCGGGCTGGCGCTGGCCGAGAAGCAGCGGCCGTACCTGGCCGCCTACCGGGTGCAGGGGTTCTCGAACTGGACCATCTGCGTGCGGCACCTGATCCCCAACATCGGCCCGGTGATCCTGGCCCAGTCCACCGTCAACTTCGGCTACGCCCTGATCGACCTGGCGGCCCTGTCCTACCTCGGGCTGGGCGTCCCGCCGCTGACGCCGGACTGGGGATCGATGGTCAACGACGGGCAGTCCGCGATGCTCCAGGGACAGCCGCTGTCGGCGATCGTGCCGTGCCTGGCGATCGTGCTGACGGTGGTCGCGTTCAACGTCGTCGGCGAGCGCTGGGCCGATCGCGTCGCCAATAGAGAGGACGCGCGCGCGTGA
- a CDS encoding agmatine/peptidylarginine deiminase, with the protein MSASTPTRRAVLLGAAAAGAATLVGAGVAESAAASPAAPATRVRRAASGAFVVPADSVPHTRTWMAWPDSSSIWGRQLSGVQQNIALIARTIAGYEPVYLLANSASVSKARSMCGSGVTVIGSIPINDCWMRDTGPIFRSNGAGGQDTVGLNFNGWGNRQVHTNDALVAKRVAAYLGLPFTAAGLVSEGGAIETDGAGTLMATRSSIINSNRNPNLTQAQIEAAMCAAYGAGEVIWFTGIKNQDITDDHVDATSRFLGAGAGAVQLPDPNESDVWATDEKQQYQVLSTAKDAQGAAIGVTRIQGPNYNVIRSTNQDFVGSYANYYVCNGAVISAQFGDGNADGLAYDTLSALFPGRTVEQLNIDNLGNGGGGIHCVTQQQPAA; encoded by the coding sequence ATGTCCGCTTCCACCCCCACCCGACGTGCAGTGCTGCTCGGCGCGGCCGCCGCCGGTGCCGCGACGCTGGTCGGCGCCGGCGTCGCCGAATCCGCCGCCGCGAGCCCGGCCGCACCGGCGACCCGCGTCCGGCGGGCCGCCTCGGGCGCCTTCGTCGTCCCGGCCGACTCCGTCCCCCACACCCGCACCTGGATGGCCTGGCCGGACTCCAGCTCGATCTGGGGCCGCCAGCTCTCCGGCGTCCAGCAGAACATCGCCCTCATCGCCCGCACCATCGCCGGCTACGAACCGGTCTACCTGCTCGCCAACTCCGCCAGCGTCTCCAAGGCACGCTCGATGTGCGGCTCCGGCGTCACGGTCATCGGCTCGATCCCGATCAACGACTGCTGGATGCGCGACACCGGCCCGATCTTCCGGAGCAACGGCGCCGGCGGCCAGGACACGGTCGGCCTGAACTTCAACGGCTGGGGCAACCGCCAGGTCCACACCAACGACGCCCTGGTCGCCAAGCGCGTCGCGGCCTACCTCGGGCTGCCGTTCACCGCGGCCGGCCTGGTCTCCGAGGGCGGCGCGATCGAGACCGACGGCGCCGGCACCCTGATGGCCACCCGCTCCAGCATCATCAACTCCAACCGCAACCCGAACCTGACCCAGGCCCAGATCGAGGCGGCGATGTGCGCGGCCTACGGCGCCGGCGAGGTCATCTGGTTCACCGGCATCAAGAACCAGGACATCACCGACGACCACGTGGACGCCACCAGCCGCTTCCTCGGCGCCGGCGCCGGCGCGGTGCAACTCCCGGACCCGAACGAGTCCGACGTCTGGGCCACGGACGAGAAGCAGCAGTACCAGGTCCTGTCCACAGCCAAGGACGCGCAGGGCGCCGCCATCGGCGTGACCCGCATCCAGGGCCCGAACTACAACGTCATCCGCTCGACGAACCAGGACTTCGTGGGCTCCTACGCGAACTACTACGTCTGCAACGGCGCGGTGATCTCCGCGCAGTTCGGCGACGGCAACGCCGACGGCCTGGCCTACGACACCCTCAGTGCCCTGTTCCCGGGCCGGACCGTCGAGCAGCTGAACATCGACAACCTCGGCAACGGGGGCGGCGGCATCCACTGCGTGACGCAGCAGCAGCCCGCGGCGTGA
- a CDS encoding TetR/AcrR family transcriptional regulator, producing the protein MASKRDLILQAAVGMIAQSGVRGLRVEEIAAKAGASTGLIYYHFKDRAGLLRATLDYISDRADRYTAQALAAAGSNGRDPRSELEQTLLLELQDDDEIRENSTAWGELRASAIFDTDLRDQLQSATAAWVAEMAERVALAQEAGQAREGVEPEDVAERLTALVEGLSERWLSGSLGLERARDLLRGAIVAELGPAA; encoded by the coding sequence GTGGCCAGCAAAAGGGACCTGATCCTCCAGGCGGCGGTCGGGATGATCGCGCAGAGCGGCGTCAGAGGGCTGCGGGTCGAGGAGATCGCGGCGAAGGCCGGAGCCTCGACGGGGCTGATCTACTACCACTTCAAGGACCGTGCCGGCCTGCTGCGCGCGACCCTGGACTACATCAGCGACCGCGCCGACCGGTACACCGCCCAGGCACTCGCGGCGGCCGGCTCCAACGGCCGCGACCCGCGCTCGGAGCTGGAGCAGACCCTGCTCCTGGAGCTCCAGGACGACGACGAGATCCGCGAGAACAGCACCGCCTGGGGCGAACTGCGCGCCTCGGCCATCTTCGACACCGACCTGCGCGACCAGCTGCAGAGCGCGACGGCGGCCTGGGTGGCCGAGATGGCCGAACGCGTGGCGCTGGCCCAGGAGGCCGGCCAGGCCCGCGAGGGCGTGGAGCCCGAGGACGTGGCCGAACGGCTGACGGCGCTGGTGGAGGGCCTGTCGGAGCGCTGGCTGTCCGGATCCCTGGGGCTGGAGCGAGCGCGGGATCTGCTGCGCGGGGCGATCGTGGCGGAGCTCGGGCCGGCGGCTTAG
- a CDS encoding ABC transporter permease, protein MSEVWRFAARRAAELAVTLLAASFLIFSAVYLAPGRPETFLLGGRSATPDALAAIRAHYHLDDPFPVQYWRWLTQMAHGDFGTSIQYRAPVLGLITARLPGTLMLIGMAAVLVVVLGVGSGWLSARRPGGPADSGMLVATSVAVGTPSFVAAIVLIWVFSVRLGWFPSIGSGSGFFDMAYHLALPALALSLYWIGTLARVTRAAMLAELSKDHVAVARSRGIPERTVLRRHVLRNAAPGIATMSGLTITGLVVSTVLVESAFGLGGLGAFLDTSVSVKDFPVVQAISLLIVTVFVAVNLVVDLIYPLLDPRVRLGARNSA, encoded by the coding sequence GTGAGCGAGGTCTGGCGGTTCGCGGCACGGCGGGCCGCCGAGCTCGCCGTGACGCTGCTCGCCGCCTCGTTCCTGATCTTCTCGGCGGTGTACCTGGCGCCGGGCCGGCCCGAGACGTTCCTGCTCGGCGGGCGCTCGGCCACCCCCGACGCGCTGGCCGCGATCCGCGCGCACTACCACCTGGACGATCCGTTCCCGGTGCAGTACTGGCGCTGGCTGACGCAGATGGCGCACGGCGACTTCGGCACCTCCATCCAGTACCGCGCGCCGGTCCTGGGCCTGATCACGGCCCGGCTGCCCGGGACGCTGATGCTGATCGGGATGGCCGCGGTCCTGGTGGTCGTCCTCGGCGTCGGCTCCGGCTGGCTCTCGGCGCGCCGGCCCGGCGGGCCGGCGGACTCCGGCATGCTGGTGGCCACCTCGGTCGCGGTCGGGACCCCGTCCTTCGTCGCGGCGATCGTGCTGATCTGGGTGTTCTCGGTGCGCCTGGGCTGGTTCCCGTCCATCGGGTCCGGATCAGGGTTCTTCGACATGGCCTACCACCTGGCGCTGCCCGCGCTGGCGCTGTCCCTGTACTGGATCGGGACGCTGGCCCGGGTGACGCGGGCGGCGATGCTGGCCGAGCTGTCCAAGGACCACGTCGCCGTGGCGCGCAGCCGCGGCATCCCGGAGCGGACGGTGCTGCGCCGGCACGTCCTGCGCAACGCCGCGCCGGGCATCGCCACCATGAGCGGCCTGACCATCACCGGCCTGGTCGTGTCCACCGTCCTGGTGGAGTCGGCGTTCGGGCTCGGCGGGCTCGGGGCGTTCCTGGACACGTCGGTCTCGGTGAAGGACTTCCCGGTCGTGCAGGCCATCAGCCTGCTGATCGTGACCGTCTTCGTGGCCGTCAACCTCGTGGTGGATCTGATCTATCCGCTGCTGGACCCGAGGGTCCGGCTCGGAGCGAGGAACAGCGCATGA
- a CDS encoding nitrilase-related carbon-nitrogen hydrolase — translation MSAPVTDIDYTLLTSFGSPLGSPARLEPSVRPMLRIGLVQMRWQPDAEAHDEALRAGVRIAAEQGATMVCLPELTRSPYFAADAAMAVDAPRFAEDLTDGPTARLAAELAKELNIVVHASLYERAADGGLGYNTAICVDAEGRMLARTRKNHIPEFPGYHENLCFRPGDSGFPVVPIDNVSFGFPTCWDEWFPELARAYALAGAQVLVHPTAIGSEPELPEFDTRPMWEHAISANGLANALFQIVPNRVGPEGRITFYGSSFISDPYGRVILRAPRDKPAVLVADLDLDQRRDWLEFGLVYTRRPEIYGPLTTPMTRE, via the coding sequence ATGAGTGCCCCCGTGACAGATATCGACTACACCCTCCTGACCTCCTTCGGCTCCCCGCTGGGCTCCCCGGCCCGGCTGGAGCCCTCGGTCCGCCCGATGCTGCGGATCGGCCTGGTGCAGATGCGCTGGCAGCCGGACGCCGAGGCCCACGACGAGGCCCTGCGCGCCGGCGTCCGCATCGCCGCCGAGCAGGGCGCGACGATGGTCTGCCTGCCGGAGCTGACACGCAGCCCCTACTTCGCCGCCGACGCGGCGATGGCCGTGGACGCCCCGCGCTTCGCCGAGGACCTGACCGACGGCCCCACCGCACGCCTGGCCGCCGAGCTGGCCAAGGAACTGAACATCGTCGTGCACGCCTCGCTGTACGAGCGCGCGGCCGACGGCGGTCTCGGCTACAACACGGCGATCTGTGTGGACGCCGAGGGCCGGATGCTGGCCCGCACCCGCAAGAACCACATCCCGGAGTTCCCCGGTTACCACGAGAACCTCTGCTTCCGCCCCGGCGACAGCGGCTTCCCGGTGGTGCCGATCGACAATGTCAGCTTCGGGTTCCCGACCTGCTGGGACGAGTGGTTCCCGGAGCTGGCCCGGGCCTACGCGCTGGCCGGGGCCCAGGTCCTGGTGCACCCGACCGCGATCGGCTCGGAGCCGGAGCTGCCGGAGTTCGACACCCGGCCGATGTGGGAGCACGCGATCAGCGCGAACGGTCTGGCCAACGCGCTGTTCCAGATCGTGCCGAACCGGGTCGGGCCGGAGGGGCGGATCACCTTCTACGGGTCCTCCTTCATCTCCGACCCCTACGGCCGCGTCATCCTGCGCGCCCCGCGCGACAAGCCCGCGGTCCTGGTCGCCGATCTGGACCTGGACCAGCGGCGGGACTGGCTGGAGTTCGGCCTGGTCTACACCCGGCGCCCCGAGATCTACGGGCCGCTGACCACGCCGATGACGCGCGAGTAG
- a CDS encoding S1 RNA-binding domain-containing protein, with protein MAYEQSDHPELWTFLETLRPGETLTGAVAAIERFGVFVALDDGPAHPTFPGVGFITIPELAWQHFDAATDIVEVGQRVSCEFLQFDTWNLEARLSLRAMQPDPFQTFADRVSVGAELTGQVTKVLPFGVFVRVAEGIEGLLRQAEAEVAVEVEVGAGVTVVVASIDRERRTLGLSKRVAAP; from the coding sequence ATGGCTTATGAGCAGTCCGACCACCCCGAGCTGTGGACCTTCCTCGAAACCCTGCGACCCGGCGAGACCCTGACCGGCGCGGTCGCGGCGATCGAGCGCTTCGGCGTGTTCGTGGCCTTGGACGACGGCCCCGCGCACCCGACCTTCCCCGGCGTCGGCTTCATCACGATCCCCGAACTCGCCTGGCAGCACTTCGACGCGGCCACGGACATCGTCGAGGTCGGCCAACGCGTGTCGTGCGAGTTCCTGCAGTTCGACACCTGGAACCTGGAGGCCCGCCTCTCGCTGCGCGCGATGCAGCCGGATCCTTTCCAGACCTTCGCCGACCGGGTATCCGTGGGCGCGGAGCTGACCGGGCAGGTCACCAAGGTGCTGCCGTTCGGCGTCTTCGTCCGGGTCGCCGAGGGCATCGAAGGGCTGCTGCGGCAGGCGGAGGCTGAGGTCGCGGTCGAGGTTGAGGTCGGAGCCGGCGTGACGGTTGTCGTCGCCTCCATAGACCGCGAGCGGCGCACGCTGGGACTCAGCAAAAGGGTGGCGGCACCTTGA